One segment of Paenibacillus sp. FSL R7-0337 DNA contains the following:
- a CDS encoding VanZ family protein yields MKRSIIIIWGAILFVFTCAANSSFWESGTIPNFHFIFSPNYNDLFIIDLKATPAYVIRKIGHFSGFAFFAIFIWIQNRSFLRSAFYSIAYAILTELLQLYFGRDGRLYDIVIDSLGILMALITIKTCFDKSSETT; encoded by the coding sequence ATGAAAAGGTCGATAATCATTATTTGGGGAGCAATACTATTTGTTTTTACTTGTGCAGCTAACTCAAGCTTTTGGGAATCAGGAACGATACCGAATTTTCACTTTATATTCTCCCCGAACTATAATGATCTTTTTATTATAGATTTGAAGGCAACTCCTGCTTATGTCATAAGAAAAATTGGTCATTTTTCTGGGTTTGCATTTTTTGCAATATTCATATGGATACAGAATAGAAGTTTCTTGAGAAGTGCTTTTTATTCAATTGCATATGCTATTTTAACTGAATTACTTCAATTGTACTTCGGTCGAGATGGAAGGCTTTATGATATTGTAATTGACAGCTTAGGGATATTAATGGCTTTAATTACTATCAAAACTTGTTTTGATAAATCTAGTGAAACTACTTAA
- a CDS encoding alginate lyase family protein, protein MRRHHRKVKRNILLFMAILLAVATVIFFAGIFKNDTPSNIPMASESTNRLPSQDVVLEQNEVDFSQLEGSLSEYFDSSGTVKISILDGKIILDKRVPGLIGSFNSKKNLAHHVSADSYYKIEIANMTKGVDVNLTLIEWGNGSYKLGDSYNLENQYYIFKTGSNTTDIGFRLDISGEGNIVIDSIKISKIDPNTVDVFKPDQVTEIISYYKAAQTTQKMNLIQPFVPRFIKSQSPIQNADVLLGNVIMMPPHKPIDITNGIEWDKAENPEVEYLLNVNYFLLDLIEAYKLSGNRSYIDKGYTLIENWIAKHPIANMDSKSMPWNDDVTARRTIIWTSFFNEARSILSDEQLGILFKNINETASLLSTKEFYAKNHNHGMFQNQGLLVYSTYFNNVYLSDIFKRIAKVRTIEYFLYSYSNDFVHQEHSPSYHMDISKSLMDFVNYYKDTNDAEASFFIDLYTKTAKFNTHIIKPDGLMPQFGDTVKTQAYTGLWKDDPEYNFVASLGKDGVIPKETNIVFSDGGYAIFRDKWQWNAGTYLAFTAAYHSTTHKHSDDLSIWLYHNGDIITEAGPNGYASNEDSTYSRSSFAHNVLIVNNAGLSNQDGKINQTKIIASNLEDPSNPSVTGMTTRFENVQHTRNINYQKKENIISINDSITAQWDHNYKLLWHLAQDIKPVINGQTVELYRGVDQKVAEISIVSDTKIKVREVKGQRTPDVQGWVFNRFYDDNPTPVSVIIVEVEGKNAQIKTDFKLY, encoded by the coding sequence ATGAGAAGGCACCATCGTAAGGTAAAAAGAAACATTCTGTTGTTTATGGCAATATTATTAGCGGTCGCAACCGTGATTTTTTTTGCGGGAATTTTTAAAAATGATACACCTTCAAACATACCAATGGCAAGCGAGTCCACTAATAGACTGCCTAGTCAAGACGTTGTGTTGGAACAAAATGAGGTTGATTTCTCACAATTGGAAGGATCGTTATCGGAATATTTTGATTCAAGTGGAACTGTAAAGATTAGTATCCTCGATGGAAAAATCATCCTTGATAAAAGGGTTCCGGGACTAATTGGATCATTTAATTCAAAGAAGAACCTGGCTCATCACGTCAGCGCGGACAGTTATTATAAAATAGAGATTGCGAACATGACCAAAGGAGTAGATGTAAACCTCACGCTTATTGAATGGGGAAATGGAAGTTACAAGTTAGGTGATAGCTATAATCTTGAGAATCAGTATTACATTTTTAAAACTGGTAGTAACACAACAGATATCGGATTTAGATTAGACATATCTGGAGAAGGCAACATAGTGATAGATAGTATTAAAATTTCTAAAATAGACCCTAATACAGTTGATGTGTTTAAGCCTGACCAAGTAACTGAAATCATATCTTATTACAAAGCAGCGCAAACTACTCAAAAGATGAATCTAATCCAACCATTTGTTCCACGATTTATCAAGTCTCAAAGTCCAATTCAAAATGCTGATGTTTTACTTGGTAACGTAATTATGATGCCGCCACATAAACCAATCGATATCACTAACGGAATTGAGTGGGATAAAGCAGAAAATCCAGAAGTTGAATATCTTCTTAACGTTAATTATTTCCTTTTAGATTTGATTGAAGCTTACAAACTGTCTGGCAATCGTTCTTATATTGACAAGGGATACACGCTCATTGAAAATTGGATCGCCAAACATCCAATAGCCAACATGGATTCTAAGTCAATGCCTTGGAATGATGATGTAACAGCAAGAAGAACAATCATCTGGACATCATTTTTTAATGAAGCTCGTAGTATCCTATCAGATGAGCAACTTGGAATTTTATTTAAGAATATAAATGAAACTGCAAGCTTGTTGAGTACCAAAGAGTTTTACGCTAAAAATCACAATCATGGTATGTTCCAGAACCAAGGATTACTCGTTTACTCGACATATTTTAATAATGTTTACTTAAGCGATATATTTAAGAGAATTGCAAAAGTAAGGACGATAGAATACTTCCTCTACAGCTATTCAAACGATTTCGTCCATCAAGAGCATTCACCGTCTTATCACATGGATATCTCAAAATCATTGATGGACTTCGTAAATTATTATAAAGATACAAACGATGCTGAAGCTTCGTTTTTTATTGACCTGTATACTAAAACAGCAAAGTTCAACACACATATAATAAAGCCAGACGGACTTATGCCTCAGTTTGGTGACACAGTTAAAACACAAGCTTATACAGGGTTGTGGAAAGATGATCCTGAATACAACTTTGTAGCCTCCTTAGGAAAGGATGGGGTCATTCCTAAGGAAACGAATATAGTATTTTCTGATGGTGGTTATGCAATTTTCAGGGATAAGTGGCAATGGAATGCAGGGACTTATTTAGCATTCACAGCAGCTTATCACAGTACCACTCATAAACATAGCGATGATCTAAGTATATGGTTATACCACAATGGTGACATAATAACCGAAGCCGGTCCTAACGGATATGCCAGTAATGAAGACTCAACCTATTCCAGGTCTTCCTTTGCACATAACGTGCTAATAGTTAATAATGCAGGGCTTTCAAATCAGGACGGGAAAATCAATCAGACGAAAATTATCGCATCTAATTTGGAGGACCCGAGCAACCCCTCTGTTACTGGAATGACAACGAGGTTTGAAAATGTTCAACATACAAGGAACATCAACTATCAGAAAAAAGAAAATATTATATCGATTAACGATTCAATAACCGCACAATGGGATCATAATTATAAACTGCTATGGCATCTTGCCCAGGATATTAAGCCTGTAATTAATGGACAAACTGTGGAACTCTACAGAGGTGTTGATCAGAAGGTCGCAGAAATCTCG